The Bacteroides sp. AN502(2024) DNA segment CTGAAGTATGCCGTGAGCCATCCCGAGAACACCTATATTGTGGCTACCGAATCGGGAATCTTGCATGAGATGCAAAAGAAGTGTCCGCAGACAACGTTTATCCCTGCTCCTCCGAATGATAGTACATGCGGATGTAACGAATGTAGTTTTATGCGGTTGAATACACTGGAGAAGCTTTATGAGTGTCTGAAGAACGAGTCGCCGGAAATTACGGTAGATCCGGAAATAGCAAAGAAGGCAGTTAAACCGATTCAACGGATGTTGGAGATTTCGGAGAAATTGGGATTATAAGATTCTTCTGAAACGTTTTCATTGTATTTGCAAAGCGAGGCTGTCTAACAGGTCTCAGTAATAAAAAGTCACCCCTGTCAAAGTATATTTTGGCAGGGGTAAAATCGTTAAAATAGGACTTGTTAGACAGCCTCCTATCTATCACCTGTCACTATCACGTATCTCAAAACGATATCGGGATATTTCACATAATATATCTCGAATGGATCATAGATGATTCTATAATATACATAATTTGTCCACATACAATTTGTGCAGTTATTCAGGAAGATTTTTATATTTAAATATATGTATAGCTCTTAATTTTGCGTTAATAAATTATTTGTTAAATCTTATATGCATGAAAATAATCGGCTTTTAATCAGTTTCCTTTCAGGTTAGAAAGGTGTTACTTGTCTTTTTATTATTTAACACGTATACTTATTAACCATTAAAATTGCAAACGTATGAGAAAAAAGAGAGTCATTTCTATGAAGATTCCTTGTAGGATATGGCTATTGGCTGCGACATTGTCTATAGGACAGACAGCTTTTTCATTGGGAGTAGAATCCGTTCCTATGAATGAGGAATTGGCACAACAGCGAAAAGTCATTGAAGTTTCAGGTACGGTTACTGACAGTTCAGGACCCGTTATTGGAGCGACTGTTGCTGTGAAAGGTACGAGTACGGGAGTAATTACCGATATAGACGGTAATTTTAAGTTAAAAGTTCCGGTAGGAGCTACTATAACAGTTTCTTATATTGGATATCAAAGCAAAGAAATCCAATATAAAGGAGAAAGAAATCTGAAAATCCAATTGAATGAAAATGTGCAGGAACTTCAGGAAGTACAGGTGATTGCGTACGGTTCTCAGAAAAAAGTAACTGTTACCGGTGCTCTTTCTTCTATTAATAATGAAGAATTGTTGAAATCACCGGTTGCGAGTATGGCGAATGCACTGACCGGTAAGGTTACCGGTCTCGCCAGTGTACAGTCCAGTGGTCAGCCGGGTGCCGATGATGCTACGTTGTATGTACGTGGTGTCGGTTCATTAAGTACTGATTTGTCACAACCGTTAATGTTAGTTGACGGTGTGGAACGTTCATTCTTCCAGTTAGACCCGAATGAAGTGGAAAGTATCACTGTTTTGAAAGATGCTTCCGCTACAGCCGTATTTGGTGTACGTGGTGCCAATGGTGTTATTTTGGTCACTACCAAACGTGGTACACAAGGAAAGGCAAAGGTGAACTTCTCCACTACTTTTGCTTGGCAGATGCCGTCGCGTGTACCTGAATTTGCCGGCAGTTACGATTATGCCACTGCTTACAACAATGCTCAGTTACACGATGGAGTGGCAGAGTCTCAGTTGGCATTTTCACCGGAGATTGTGGAGAAGTTCCGCACCAATAGCGATCCCTTGGTATATCCGAGTACTAATTGGACAGATATGTTGATAAAGAACTCTGCTTTGCAGACACAACATAACTTTAATATATCAGGAGGTTCGGAACGAGTGAAATATTTTGCATCGTTGGGTGTATTTACGCAGAATGGTCTGTTCAACACGTTCGAAGAAAACGGTAATGATAAAGGATTTAAATACAATCGTTATAACTATCGTATTAACATGGATGTGGATGTCACTAAAACAACTTCCATGCAAGTGAATTTGGGAGGATATTTGAACGACAAGCAGGAACCTAACTATAATAATGGTACGTATACAAATCTTGCATATCTCTTCCGCGATGTTTACACGGCCGTTCCGTTTGCAGGTGCCGGAGTTGTGGACGGAAAATGGGTAATTTCCGATCAGGATCTTTTCTCGGTAGGTAATTATGCGGACGGATTGAATGTATATTATGGTAAAGGGTATAATAACCGGACACAAAATACTTTGAATTTCGACTTTAAGTTAGAGCAAAAGCTTGACTTTCTGACTAAAGGTTTGAAAGCTCATGTGAAAGGTGCTTACAACAGTGGAGTTACTATCACCAAACGTCGTGAAGGGCGTGCCAACCGATATGAGGCGGTATATGATACCGATGGTAAGTTGATTTACAGAAAGACACAGGATTATCAAAAATTGGATTATAAGGAGTCTACAGGGCAATCCAGAAACTGGTATCTCGAGGCAGCTTTGAATTACAAACGTGATTTTGGTCATCATCACGTTTCAGCATTAGCTATGTATAATCAGTCGATGACTTATTATCCTTTTGAAGGAAAAAGTCCAAGTGAATTTATTGGCATTCCGAGAAGTTATGTTGGTTTGGTAGGTCGTGCTACGTATGATTACAAAACCAGATACTTGTTGGATGTAAGTGTTGGCTATAACGGTTCGGAAAACTTTGCTGAGGGGCAACGCTTTGGTTTGTTCCCTGCCGGTTCTCTCGGTTGGATTATTTCGGAAGAAAAATTCTTTCAGCCGGTTAAAAAGTTTGTTACTTATTTGAAATTCCGTGGTTCTTATGGTATTGTGGGTAATGACCGTGTGAGTGATTATTCCCGTTTTCTTTATTTACCTGATAAATATTTGGTTAGTTCAGGTAATTATAGCTTCGGTACTAATACGTCAACTCTTATTGCAGGTGCTACGGAATCTAAGAAAGGTAATCCGAAAGTAACATGGGAAACATCGGAAAAGCAAAACTATGGTATTGACGCTAAATTCCTGAAGGACCGTCTGAGTGTTAATTTCGACTACTTTATCGAGCATCGTAAGAATATCCTTAAATCTCGTACGATATCTCCCGGATACCTTGCTGTCAGTCTTCCTATTGCCAATATTGGTAAGGTAGATAATAAAGGATACGAAATCAACGTGAAATGGGACGATCGTATCAATGAAGTACGTTATTATGTAGGAGCCAATCTGTCGTATGCCAAGAATAAAGTTGTATTCATTGACGAAATCCGCTATCCTTATGAATGGATGCAGACTGAGGGTAAGCCGGTAGGACAGCAGTTCGGTTACGTATTCGACGGGTATTTTACGGAAGAAGAAGCAGCCAATTATGAAAGTCTGAAAGGCAAGGAAGGTGGCATTGCCGATCAAGGATCCGGTTACATACCTCTTGCCGGTGATGTAAAATATAAGGATTTGAACGATGATGGACGAATTGACGAGAAAGATGTTCGTGACATCGGTTATCCTAAATATCCTTTATATACAGCAGGTGTGAATATGGGCCTTTCATGGAAAGGATTTGATTTTAGCATGACGTGGGCAGGAGCATTCAAAACTTCGCGTTTGCTGAGTTCAATGTATCGTATTCCTTATGGAGAGAGCAACAACTCAGCTATTATGAAATATATGATTGAAGATGCTTGGACGCCGGAAAAAGGAGATGCAGCAAAAGCACCGGCACTCTCGTTTAGAAGTAAGTCTCATAATTACCAGGATTCAGACCTTTGGCTGAGAGATGCTTCTTACGTTCGTTTGAAGAATATAGAACTGGGATATTCATTCCCAAGTGCTTTACTGAAGAAAGCACATATCGGTTCACTTCGTATATTCCTGTCCGGATACAATTTGTTGACGTTCGACAATTTCAAGGTATCCGATCCGGAAAGTGATCCGAGCGGAAGTACTTATCCATTGATTAAAGTGGTGAATGTGGGATTAAAAGTTGGTTTCTAATTAATTAGTTAAAGTCATGAAATCATTGAGAAAACTATTATATACTATCCTTTTGACGGGAAGTTTGTTTGCAACTGTTTCTTGTGAAGATTTGGCGTTCGGTGACAAATTTTTGCAAAAACCGCCAAGTTCGGATGTAACTATTGATACTATATTTTCTTCGGCAGAATATGCACGGCGTATCTTGTTGAAGAGTTATCAGTCGCTTCCGTATGGAATGGAAACTTCCGGTTACTGGACACAAATGTGGCTTGGAACTTTGGAAGGTCTAACGGATTTAAACTATGATAATGTGGGATATTCAGGTGTAATGAAAGTATATTATAGTGGTAACTATAATGCTTCTACCGAGGATACCCCTAGAGGTAAGTATATGGCGACAAAAATTCGTTTCAACAACGATGAAAGTGGTATGTGGGGAGCCATTCGTCATGCATGGCTGTTTTGTGAGAATGTAGACCGTGTACCGGATATGGACGCTGCGGAAAAATCACGGTTGAAAGCAGAAGCTAAGATGATTGTTGCCGTTTACTATTCTCACATGTTGCGTCATTATGGCGGTTTGCCGATTGTGGATCATGCTATTGATCCTGAAGATACTAATCTGCCGGGGCGTGCTACACTACAGGCTACCGTGGATTTTATCATTGGTTTGTTGAACGACGCCATCAATTGTCCTGAATTTCCATGGAGAATCTCTGAAGAAGATTTAGGTAATTGGGATGGACGTATGTGTAAGGCGGGTGCTATGGCGCTGAAAGCACGAGTACTTTTATTTGTTGCCAGTCCGTTGTTCAATAACGATACTCCTTATTGTCAGGGAGAGGCTTCTTCGCAGTTGATGACATGGTTGGGCGGTTATAGCAAAGAGCGTTGGAAACTTGCCATTGACGCTTGCGAAGAGTTTTTCACAGCTCTCAATGCGAATGGTTATTATAAAATGGTGGAAGTAGGAGATGAGGGCACGAATAGTTTCGGTGAAGCATTTACGAGTGGTTATTTTGATCGTGGAACCACTGAGACACTTATTTCTGTCAGAAGAAATATTTATAGCCAGAAAAATAATTCCATATTGAGTAATTCTATTCGTTGGGGAGGTTATTGTCCTACATTGGAATATTTCAATATGTTCCAAATGGAAGACGGTACGGATTTTGATTGGGAAAATCCTGTACATGCCAAGAATCCGTTTATCAATCGTGATCCGCGTTTGTATGAGACTTTTATTTTGGATGGTCAACCATTTAATGGAGGTGTTGCAGGCCTGACGGAACCTAAAGGAGAAGATTATCCGGCAGGAAAAGACTGGAAGGTTGGAATGATACATCAGTTGTCTACTGCCACAGGACTTGTCTGCCGCAAGTGGGGGTTAGACCGTAATAGTGCATGGTCAAATCGTCCTATCCAGTGGCCTTTCCTTCGTCTGCCGGAGATATACCTGAGTTATGCAGAAGCATTGAATGAATATAATAACGGTCCTGATTCGAAAGCATACAATGCTGTAGACAAAGTACGTGCCCGTGTCGGTATGCCGGGACTTAAAAAAGGAATGAGCCGTGATGATTTCCGCGAAGCTTTGTTGCGTGAACGAGCTTGTGAGTTTGGTTATGAAGAGGTTCGTTTCTTTGACCTGATCCGTTGGAAGAAGTACAATGTATTCGAACAAAAACTTCATGGTTTGCATGTGTACAAACACAAAGATACGGGTGAATATTTGTTGGAACCGTTTGATTTGACTAAGTATCCGCGTACTTGGTGGACCGGTGGTTTTGCCCCAAAATGGTGTTCTGAGTGCATTCCCTTCTAAAGAAGTCAATAAAGGATACGGTCTTGTACAAAATCCGGGTTGGGAATAATTAAACAATGGTATTAATAGAAAATAGAAATAACAATATACTCATGAAAAAAAGTATCAAGTTATTAGTAGCGTGTATGTTGTGTTCACCGACAGCCATTATGGCTCAAGAACAGGACAGTTTGTTTGCACGCAAAAGTAAAGTGGCTATAGAGTATGGACGTGGCATTTCTTTCGATTTGAAAGAATCGACTACGGCAACTGCGGTAGCCAATGAGGAAGAACTTTCGCACAAAAAGAGTATCAATAACTCTAATATGCTTTATGGGTTGATTCCCGGACTTCAAGTGTTGCAAAATGCCGATAATGCCTGGAATGATGCTGCGACATTGAGAGTACGCGGATATGGAACCAGCAGTTCTACTACTCCGTTGGTATTGGTAGACGGTTTCGAGCGCTCACTCGATCAGATAAGTGCCGATGAAATAGAGTCTGTCACTGTTCTTAAAGATGCGGCTTCTACGGCTCTCTACGGGATGAAAGGTGCTAACGGTGTTATTTTGGTGAAAACGAAGCGTGGAAAGATGGGCAAACCGGAGATTAATTTCTCTTACCAGTTTAATATGGCTACACCGCAACGTTTGCCGGAATTTGTTGACGGATACACCTATGCGGAAGCGTTAAATGAAGGATTGACCAATGACGGATTGTCGGCACGTTACTCTGCTGAAGAATTGGAAGCCTTCAGAACTCAAAGTAATCCGGATGTATATCCGAATGTAGACTGGTGGGGCGAGGCATTGCGCGATCATAGTTACGGAAACAATGTGACCTTCTCGGCTAGAGGTGGTGGAAATTTTGTGCGCTATTTCACTCAGTTGAATTATCTGAATGATAATGGTATCTTGAAACCGACAAGCGATAATGACGGTTACTCCACCCAGTTTAAATATTCAAAACTGAACATTCGTACTAATTTGGATATCACCGTCAGCCCTACAACTACCGTGCAACTGAATTTGTTTGGGAACTTCTCCGAACACAATCGTCCGGGAGAAACTACATCGGATATTTTCAGTGCGTTGTATCAAGTGCCTTCAGGAGCATTTCCTGTTAAAACTTCCCGTAACACATGGGGAGGAACTACTGTATATTCTAATAATCCGATTGCAAGTATTTCCGGCACAGGTTATGCGCGTTCTCAAACCCGTAATATGTATGCAGACATGAAATTGAATCAGGATTTGAGTGCTTTTGTGAAGGGATTATCGATTGGTTTTCAAGTAGGATTGGACAACAGTGCTTCTTATTGGGATAACAATATCATGAAATTCGGATATGAACAGGCTACAATAGATGGGGAAACCGGAGAAACTGTTTATAACACTTTGCGTAATGAAAGTTCTCTTTCGTTCAGTAAGAGTGTCGGATCTTCGATCAATCATTTCAATTTCGGGGCGTATGCCAACTATGCTAAAGATTGGAATAAACACAGTCTGGTTGCAACTTTGCAATACAATATGGATAAAACAAATGCCAAGGGACAGAATAAATCGAAAGCATTTATGGATGTAGTGGCACAAGCTCACTATGTTTATGACCATCGTTATGTGCTGGATGCATCTTTATCCGGTTCCGCTGCCAGCATTTTGGAACCGGGCCATAGATGGGGAATCTTTCCGTCAGTGGGTGCCGCATGGATTATGTCAGAAGAGACTGCTTTGAAGAGCGACTGGTTGAACCTGTTGAAACTTCGTGCATCTTATGGTATTGCCGGACGTGCTGATTACGATACCGATCTTTATCTCGATGTGTACGGAACCGGAGGAAGTTATTTATTTGGAAAAAATCCGGCGAGCATCAATGGTATGAAAATCACTCAACTGGGGATTACCGACATGACTTACGAAAAGTCACATAAATTGAATGTAGGATTTGATTTTATGGCTTTCAACAAATTATCTGTTGCCATTGACGGTTTTTACGATCACCGCACGGATATTTTAGTAAGTGGGGATAATGCCGTATCCTCTATATTTGGCTTGACAGCTCCTAAAATAAATAATGGAGTTGTGAATAGTTATGGAGTAGAAACAAGTGTACGCTGGGCGGATAAAATCGGTGATTTTAATTATCAAATTGGTGGTATGCTCACTTTCAACCGTAACAAGATTATTAATCAGAACGAAGAATATCGTCCTCATGATTACTTGAAACGTACAGGTAAGCGTTTAGGACAGTTCTTTGGTTATGAAGTGGAAGGCATTTATCAGAATCAGGATGAAATTGACAACCGTGGTGTTAAACAGAATCTGTCAGATGTTCGTCCGGGTGATTTGAAATATAAAGACCAGAATAATGATGGGGTGATTGATACGTATGACCAGGTAGCTTTGGGATATAGTGTTATGCCGGAAATTTATTACTCATTCGACTTGAATCTGGAATACAAAGGATTCGGTATCTACGCCTTGTTCCAGGGAACGGGAAATCAGAGTCGTCTTTTGAATACTTCAAGTGTGTATTGGCCTTTGATTGGTAATAGTACTATCTCTACCGAATATTATAATAATCGGTGGACTCCGGATACTCCGAACGCTAAATACCCGCGTCTGACTTCAGAAGGTTCTGCCAATAACTATGTGACCAACTCCTTGTGGCTGGGCGATGCATCTTATATGAAGTTGCGTACACTGGAACTTTATTATAATTTCTCACAGGAAATGATGAAGAAGAGTAAATTCATCAAGAGTGCCAAAGTCTTTGCACGTGGTCATGATCTCTTCTGTATAGATAAGATTAAAGTATTGGATCCTGAAAACATCGGAACAAATCATCCGACCATGACTCAGTATACTTTGGGTGTTAACTTATCATTCTAAAAAGTAAAATGAACATGAAGTATTTTAAAATCAAACATATAGCCTTGTTGCTTGCGGTTGCATCCGCTCCTCTGTATACAGCTTGTGATTTTATGGATTGCAGTGAAACAGATTACTATTCAAAGCAACAAATTCTGGATAACATGGAACGTGTGGAACAATTGGCTACACAGGTATATAGTTATTTGCCACATGACTTCTGCAATACATCGGGAGCTATGCAGGATGCTGCTACGGACGATGCTGTCCATATTTACGAATCATCTGCCATCCAACGGTTTGTCAATGGTACGTGGTCGGCCAATTATACTGTCGATGATGTGTTCGGCACTTACTACAATGCCATCCATGATGCTAATTTTTATCTCGAAAACTGTGTAGGACTGACATTTGACGAGTGGAAGTATTCTGATGGTTTTGAAAATGATTTTAAGAGTTATCAGAATTATGAGCATGAAGTGCGCTTTTTGCGTGCATTTTATTATTTTGAATTGGTAAAACGTTATCAGAATATACCTTTGATAACCAAAACGCTGACTCAGGAAGAAGCCAATGAAGCGGAACCTGTAGATGCAGCTACCATTTTGAACTTCATCATCAGTGAATGTACTGATTTGGCGAATGGTAAATTGCCGGTAAATTACAATAATATGCCTGGTGGAACAGGTAATTTGCAACGCGCTACCAAAGGTATGGCCCTTGCATTGAAGTCTCGCGCTTCTCTGTATCTTGCCAGTCCTTTGTATTCTGCTGATGATACGCAGAAGTGGAAGAATGCCGCTCAGGCAGCCTATGACCTTATCAACGAGGCAGCTACCTTAGGGTATGGCTTGGATTCCAAATATTCCAATCTGTTTGGTGCCACTAATAACCAAAGTAAAGAAGTTATCATGTGTCGTCCTACAGGTGCAAGCACAAATTTTGAATCTGCCAATTTCCCGATGGGGGTTACTAATGGTTCTACTACAACTTGTCCTACGGAAAACTTGGTAAGTGCTTATGAAATGAAAACCGGTGAAGATTTTAGCTGGGATGATCCGGAAATGGCAAAAAATCCGTATGCAAATCGTGACCCGCGTTTGGGAATGACAGTTGTGTATAATGGTATGGCATGGCCTAAAACGACTCCGGTAGAGGTGTTTGAAGGAGGTAAGAACGGTCAACCTATAAAAAATGCCACAACTACCGGATATTACTTAAGAAAATATGTGAATAACAATGTCACTTTCGAACCGGGTGAAACTACTACGAGCCAACAGCATAACTGGATTTTATTCCGTTATGCGGAAATCCTGTTAAACTATGCAGAAGCGATGGTGAATGCCTATGGTGACCCAGATGAAAAAGGCCCCTATAGTTTGAGTGCCCGCGAAGCTGTCAATCAGGTACGTGATCGTGGAGATGTGAAGATGCCGGCTTATCCTGTCATGAGTAAAGATGATTTCTTGAAACGATTGAAAAACGAACGTCGGGTGGAATTTGCATTTGAAGGACAACGCTTCTGGGATCTCCGCCGTTGGAAAGAATTAGATGATATGCAGAATATTTATAAAGTGAAAGTAATCAAGCAAGCCGACGGAACGATTCGATATACCAAAGAAAAGCTTGCCACTTATACTATTCAGGATAAGATGTATTTCTATCCGATTGCGAACACTGAACTTTTCAAGAACCATAAGTTGGTACAGAACACAGGTTGGTAAACTCGGAATGAGGCAAACAATATTGTAAAGATGGGGGGATGTTAAAATAGGTTTCTGATAGTATCTTTTTGACATGCCCCCATTCTGTTTAAAGTAATGAATTCTGATATTAATTAAAATGTAAAGTGAATGATGAGATGTAGGCATATTGTATTTTTCATTGTATTATACGGGCTTTGTATAACCTGCTCGAGTGATGGACCTACTGATGATTCTAAAAGGGGAGAGGATGGAAAAGAAGAACCCCTTTCCGATAAGGGAATCTTATTTGCTGACTTCGAGACATATAGTACCACTCCCTATTTCTTCCGGTATGGCAACTCGGGTGGTAGTAAAATGAACAATTATTATCCGCGTTGGATTTACTCTCATGTGGTAACAGACAATCCGGTAAAGAACGAAGAAAATCCATCATCTAAAGTATTGGAATATACTTCAATGGAAGCTCGGAACTATGGATTGAAATTTCGTTTTTCTAAAGCGGCAGACATCAATGACGTAAGAGGTATTCGCTTAAAAATCTACCAACCCGCCAATGTAATAGAAAAAGAAACTTGGAAAGGTACCTCTAAAGCTACTTCCCAACAATTAGGTGTGAAACTGATAGGAAGATTTAATTCTGTAAATGATTACAAACAGGAAGAAGGGATTTTGTTAACCAATTCATTGGTCGATTTCAAAGAAGAAGGAGTATGGAAAACATATACGTTTACTTTCAGTAAAAGTGAATACGGTGTTGCCGCTATACAGATGAAGAATGGCATAGCGGGTATGGTTATTCTACCTACGTATGGTTCGGGAGTCACTTTGACTGAAGAGAACAAATATAAATGTTATATAGATGATATTGAAATTTTAGAATAGCGGAAGGAGAGTAAAAAGATGAAAAATAAATGGTTCTTACTATATATATTACTATGGGGAATATCTTGTGTAAATGCACAAACTTCGGACGTGGATAAAATGTTTCCGAACGCTGTGCTCACGCGTGAAAGCTATGATAAAGTAAAAGTGGCATTGGAGAAGGGCGATAATACTACTTTCCCGAAGAATTGGTATATCAAACAGATAGAAACTCCGGCAAAGAATATTGTAGAGAGCGGTCGGAAAACCACTCCTGTTAAATCTATTGACGAAAATCCGGATAAGGTAGACATCAGTAAGGAAATGAAATCCATTCATCAGCTATGTCTTGCGTATGCTTTTACACAAGATAAGGTCTATCTGAATAAAGCGGTCGAATATCTGAAAGCATGGTCTGAAATCAATGTTGCTTTGTCGAAAAGAAATATTCATGAAGAATCATATAATATTGCCGTGGAAGGCTATTCGTTGATTCGTAAGGTTATCGGCCAGTCCGACCGGGAACTGATTGATACCTGGATACGTAAGAGGGCAGAGGTGTTTGTTAAAGACAATGATTTGAGGGTCAATAACTGGGGGACTTGTCTGTTGTATCAGTTCTATCTGTTTGGCACGGTATTGGAAGACGAAGCAATAGTTGATAAATTCCGTTCTTCGTATGACAATTGGGTGAAAGGTAATCTGTTCCCTAATGGGACAACGACAGATTTGCTCGGTCGTGACGCTTTTGCTTATCATGCCTATGATTTGCTGTTTTTCGCGCGCATTTGTCATCTGAAAGCAATGCATGAAGGTTATGCTGCTGCTGAAGTCTTTTATAGGAAAGATATACATTGGGGAGCTTCTATCCGGAATAGTGTAGTTTTCTGGAAACCATTTCTGTTGGATCCTAAAAAATATACTCACATTGAATTTGTAGGAACAGAATATGAACCGGATAAAAAACGTTCGGATTACAACAAGACTTACAATCCGTCGGGAACCTTATATGTAATTGATGAATTGTATGAAATAGATAAGGAACTTAAAGAGGTATTAGATCATTATAAACGTAATCCGGATATTTCTTTGAAATTGGGATTAAGCTCTTTACGTTGGTATTGATGGTTGCATAAAAAAAGTTTTATATGAAAAGAATCTCTATAGTAATTGTTCTTTTGACAGTTATAATTAATTATTCTACGGCTGCTACCGGAGATAATCTGAACTGGTTCAAAGATGCGAAATTTGGTTTATTTATACATTGGGGATTATATTCTCAGACAGCGGGTGAATGGAAAGGTCATCCAACCGAAGGTGGTGAACATTTTATGCTTTATGAGCGTATTCCATTAAAAGAATATGCAGCAATAGCCAAAGATTTTAATCCGCTAAAGTTTGATGCGAAGAAATGGGTACAGGCTGCCAAGCACGCAGGGATGAAATATCTGGTATATACGACTAAACATCATGACGGATTTGCCATGTATAATTCAGCTTGTAGTGATTATAATATAGTGAGATGTACTCCTTTTGGCAAAGATCCTTTGAAGGAATTGGCGGAAGCTTGCAAAAAGGAGGGAATCAAACTGGGACTTTATTATTCATTGGGGCGTGATTGGGAAGACCCGGATGTACCTACTAACTGGCCTGTAAAAGCAGGTCGCAGCAATACTTGGGATTATCCGGATGAAGATAGTAAACAGTTACCGGCTTATATTGAACGTAAAGTGAAACCACAGTTAAAGGAATTGCTTACTAATTACGGTGAAATAGCGGTTGTCTGGTTCGATACGCCCGAGTTGGTTACCAAACAACAGAGTAAGGAGTTGCGTGACTTGATTCATTCGTTACAGCCGGGGTGTTTAATCAATGGTCGTATTGGAAACGGGTTAGGGGATTATTCCATTATTGAACAGAAGCTTTCCAACGGTATAAATAACAAACCCTGGGAAGC contains these protein-coding regions:
- a CDS encoding SusC/RagA family TonB-linked outer membrane protein — encoded protein: MRKKRVISMKIPCRIWLLAATLSIGQTAFSLGVESVPMNEELAQQRKVIEVSGTVTDSSGPVIGATVAVKGTSTGVITDIDGNFKLKVPVGATITVSYIGYQSKEIQYKGERNLKIQLNENVQELQEVQVIAYGSQKKVTVTGALSSINNEELLKSPVASMANALTGKVTGLASVQSSGQPGADDATLYVRGVGSLSTDLSQPLMLVDGVERSFFQLDPNEVESITVLKDASATAVFGVRGANGVILVTTKRGTQGKAKVNFSTTFAWQMPSRVPEFAGSYDYATAYNNAQLHDGVAESQLAFSPEIVEKFRTNSDPLVYPSTNWTDMLIKNSALQTQHNFNISGGSERVKYFASLGVFTQNGLFNTFEENGNDKGFKYNRYNYRINMDVDVTKTTSMQVNLGGYLNDKQEPNYNNGTYTNLAYLFRDVYTAVPFAGAGVVDGKWVISDQDLFSVGNYADGLNVYYGKGYNNRTQNTLNFDFKLEQKLDFLTKGLKAHVKGAYNSGVTITKRREGRANRYEAVYDTDGKLIYRKTQDYQKLDYKESTGQSRNWYLEAALNYKRDFGHHHVSALAMYNQSMTYYPFEGKSPSEFIGIPRSYVGLVGRATYDYKTRYLLDVSVGYNGSENFAEGQRFGLFPAGSLGWIISEEKFFQPVKKFVTYLKFRGSYGIVGNDRVSDYSRFLYLPDKYLVSSGNYSFGTNTSTLIAGATESKKGNPKVTWETSEKQNYGIDAKFLKDRLSVNFDYFIEHRKNILKSRTISPGYLAVSLPIANIGKVDNKGYEINVKWDDRINEVRYYVGANLSYAKNKVVFIDEIRYPYEWMQTEGKPVGQQFGYVFDGYFTEEEAANYESLKGKEGGIADQGSGYIPLAGDVKYKDLNDDGRIDEKDVRDIGYPKYPLYTAGVNMGLSWKGFDFSMTWAGAFKTSRLLSSMYRIPYGESNNSAIMKYMIEDAWTPEKGDAAKAPALSFRSKSHNYQDSDLWLRDASYVRLKNIELGYSFPSALLKKAHIGSLRIFLSGYNLLTFDNFKVSDPESDPSGSTYPLIKVVNVGLKVGF
- a CDS encoding SusC/RagA family TonB-linked outer membrane protein, with translation MKKSIKLLVACMLCSPTAIMAQEQDSLFARKSKVAIEYGRGISFDLKESTTATAVANEEELSHKKSINNSNMLYGLIPGLQVLQNADNAWNDAATLRVRGYGTSSSTTPLVLVDGFERSLDQISADEIESVTVLKDAASTALYGMKGANGVILVKTKRGKMGKPEINFSYQFNMATPQRLPEFVDGYTYAEALNEGLTNDGLSARYSAEELEAFRTQSNPDVYPNVDWWGEALRDHSYGNNVTFSARGGGNFVRYFTQLNYLNDNGILKPTSDNDGYSTQFKYSKLNIRTNLDITVSPTTTVQLNLFGNFSEHNRPGETTSDIFSALYQVPSGAFPVKTSRNTWGGTTVYSNNPIASISGTGYARSQTRNMYADMKLNQDLSAFVKGLSIGFQVGLDNSASYWDNNIMKFGYEQATIDGETGETVYNTLRNESSLSFSKSVGSSINHFNFGAYANYAKDWNKHSLVATLQYNMDKTNAKGQNKSKAFMDVVAQAHYVYDHRYVLDASLSGSAASILEPGHRWGIFPSVGAAWIMSEETALKSDWLNLLKLRASYGIAGRADYDTDLYLDVYGTGGSYLFGKNPASINGMKITQLGITDMTYEKSHKLNVGFDFMAFNKLSVAIDGFYDHRTDILVSGDNAVSSIFGLTAPKINNGVVNSYGVETSVRWADKIGDFNYQIGGMLTFNRNKIINQNEEYRPHDYLKRTGKRLGQFFGYEVEGIYQNQDEIDNRGVKQNLSDVRPGDLKYKDQNNDGVIDTYDQVALGYSVMPEIYYSFDLNLEYKGFGIYALFQGTGNQSRLLNTSSVYWPLIGNSTISTEYYNNRWTPDTPNAKYPRLTSEGSANNYVTNSLWLGDASYMKLRTLELYYNFSQEMMKKSKFIKSAKVFARGHDLFCIDKIKVLDPENIGTNHPTMTQYTLGVNLSF
- a CDS encoding RagB/SusD family nutrient uptake outer membrane protein gives rise to the protein MKYFKIKHIALLLAVASAPLYTACDFMDCSETDYYSKQQILDNMERVEQLATQVYSYLPHDFCNTSGAMQDAATDDAVHIYESSAIQRFVNGTWSANYTVDDVFGTYYNAIHDANFYLENCVGLTFDEWKYSDGFENDFKSYQNYEHEVRFLRAFYYFELVKRYQNIPLITKTLTQEEANEAEPVDAATILNFIISECTDLANGKLPVNYNNMPGGTGNLQRATKGMALALKSRASLYLASPLYSADDTQKWKNAAQAAYDLINEAATLGYGLDSKYSNLFGATNNQSKEVIMCRPTGASTNFESANFPMGVTNGSTTTCPTENLVSAYEMKTGEDFSWDDPEMAKNPYANRDPRLGMTVVYNGMAWPKTTPVEVFEGGKNGQPIKNATTTGYYLRKYVNNNVTFEPGETTTSQQHNWILFRYAEILLNYAEAMVNAYGDPDEKGPYSLSAREAVNQVRDRGDVKMPAYPVMSKDDFLKRLKNERRVEFAFEGQRFWDLRRWKELDDMQNIYKVKVIKQADGTIRYTKEKLATYTIQDKMYFYPIANTELFKNHKLVQNTGW